A window of Hevea brasiliensis isolate MT/VB/25A 57/8 chromosome 14, ASM3005281v1, whole genome shotgun sequence contains these coding sequences:
- the LOC110642765 gene encoding uncharacterized protein LOC110642765 yields MSTGRLKDNELQVVVPEEKSKLALPPRPPSAAAGSTALVEYSGPVFKEEEEDLEVKLRRIIENVPVRVSNTSGSSAGSGSGDFHQYRQMRRKEQDRLVRMDADYQKRKELAEFNMRREERLKAAEERTAKKRLKRQKKKNRKKEKKIKSNASGEEHQKEESSDDAGDSDNGEEAAN; encoded by the exons ATGTCCACGGGCAGGCTCAAGGACAATGAGTTACAGGTGGTGGTGCCGGAGGAGAAGTCGAAACTCGCTCTCCCTCCACGTCCACCGTCTGCGGCTGCGGGATCAACGGCGCTTGTGGAGTACTCAGGGCCTGTGTTTAAGGAAGAGGAGGAGGACTTGGAAGTCAAGCTTCGACGAATCATCGAAAACGTGCCTGTTCGAGTCAGTAACACTTCTGGAAGTTCTGCTGGTTCTGGCTCCGGCGACTTCCATCAG TATCGGCAAATGAGGCGGAAAGAGCAAGACCGGCTGGTAAGAATGGATGCTGACTACCAGAAAAGAAAAGAACTGGCCGAGTTCAATATGAGAAGGGAGGAAAGGTTAAAAGCTGCAGAAGAACGGACGGCAAAGAAGCGTTTGAAACGCCAAAAGAAAAAGAATaggaagaaagagaagaagaTAAAATCAAATGCTAGCGGGGAAGAGCATCAGAAGGAAGAATCTTCAGATGATGCAGGGGACTCTGATAATGGTGAAGAAGCTGCAAACTGA